The following are from one region of the Amia ocellicauda isolate fAmiCal2 chromosome 1, fAmiCal2.hap1, whole genome shotgun sequence genome:
- the nenf gene encoding neudesin — MPAIHVSFTFIIFVISYCLAQDVKLKHKPADPKPVRLFTDEDLAKYNGQEEGQPIYLAVKGVVFDVSTGKDFYGKGASYNALTGKDCTRAVAKMSLEPDDLTYDTAGLTDEQLESLETVFRDVYKAKYPIVGYTARRMLNEDGSPNRSFRPEDQPQFSIKDEF, encoded by the exons ATGCCAGCCATACATGTCAGTTTCacgtttattatttttgtaatttcgTATTGTTTAGCACAAGacgttaaattaaaacataagcCCGCTGATCCTAAACCAGTTCGACTGTTCACAGACGAGGATTTAGCCAAATACAATGGGCAAGAG GAAGGCCAGCCTATTTACCTGGCTGTGAAGGGAGTGGTGTTTGATGTTTCTACAGGGAAAG ACTTCTATGGGAAAGGTGCTTCCTATAATGCCCTGACAGGGAAGGACTGCACCAGAGCTGTGGCCAAAATGTCTCTTGAACCAGACGACCTCACTTATGACACT GCTGGACTCACTGATGAGCAGCTGGAGTCACTCGAAACCGTTTTCAGAGACGTGTACAAAGCGAAGTATCCGATTGTGGGCTACACAGCCAGACGCATGCTCAATGAGGACGGCAGCCCAAACAGGAGCTTCCGGCCTGAAGACCAGCCACAATTCAGCATCAAAGATGAGTTCTGA